The following coding sequences are from one Dermacentor silvarum isolate Dsil-2018 chromosome 4, BIME_Dsil_1.4, whole genome shotgun sequence window:
- the LOC125944657 gene encoding uncharacterized protein LOC125944657: MSPLLLLDNPLVVFVVEFLGSKSDEADQEVGAPKRRGLRGVPPASVSDLCRNISQQFTRFDVSGLGGGSVSPRPHLRQCCTEPSTGAEEGVAAGADMQGGTPDSQTDCLCCHPVGVEAMDVREGGGECGVRSEAARIVFANPRPPLVSAFRGLARKQPGAPGKMKAEG, encoded by the exons ATGAGCCCTCTACTACTCCTTGATAACCCCCTCGTTGTATTTGTTGTTGAATTCCTCGGTTCCAAATCTGACGAGGCGGACCAGGAAGTCGGCGCTCCAAAGAGACGCGGCTTGCGGGGCGTGCCTCCCGCTAGTGTTTCTGATttgtgcag AAACATCTCTCAACAGTTCACGAGATTCGACGTCTCTGGCCTGGGCGGAGGCAGCGTCTCTCCGCGACCTCATCTCCGACAGTGCTGCACCGAACCTTCAACCGGTGCGGAGGAGGGCGTCGCTGCCGGTGCCGATATGCAGGGAGGAACACCCGACAGCCAGACGGATTGCCTCTGTTGCCACCCCGTCGGGGTCGAGGCCATGGACGTGCGGGAAGGCGGCGGCGAGTGCGGGGTTCGGAGTGAAGCTGCGCGCATTGTGTTCGCGAACCCCCGACCTCCGCTCGTGAGCGCATTCCGCGGGCTAGCACGGAAGCAGCCGGGGGCACCCGGCAAAATGAAGGCCGAAGGCTGA